Proteins encoded together in one Candidatus Acidulodesulfobacterium acidiphilum window:
- the accC gene encoding acetyl-CoA carboxylase biotin carboxylase subunit has translation MFRKILIANRGEIAVRIIRACKEIGIKTVAVYSTADRDSLHVKYADQSICIGPPPSSKSYLNISSIISAAEITDSEAIHPGYGFLSENANFAEICENCGIKFIGPTSSNMNMLGNKRNARKLVKSLGIPVLPGSDDIDDNEEEIKKAAEKIGYPLILKASMGGGGRGIKMVLTPAHLSQAYHQARQEAQSFFGDQDVYLEKFCENPRHVEFQVLADKYGNAVYLGERDCSIQRRHQKIIEEAPSLAVKSAARKKMGALILKVVKEINYVNAATFEFLLDKNDDFYFMEVNTRVQVEHPVTELVTGIDIIKEQIRIANGDRLKIKQEDVKIKGHSIELRINAEDPINFKPSPGLITNYIKPGGFNVRVDDLGYCGYSVQPYYDSLIAKLIVHDSNRLGAINKAKNALNEFEIDGIETNIPFLKRILNDSDFISGKVDIGYVQRFIER, from the coding sequence ATGTTTAGAAAAATTTTAATTGCCAACAGAGGAGAAATTGCGGTCAGAATCATAAGGGCTTGCAAAGAAATCGGCATAAAAACTGTTGCCGTATATTCAACTGCCGACAGGGACAGTCTTCACGTAAAATATGCCGACCAGAGTATATGCATAGGGCCTCCGCCTTCTTCTAAAAGTTACCTTAATATATCTTCGATTATATCTGCGGCGGAAATAACCGACAGCGAAGCCATACATCCCGGATACGGTTTTTTATCGGAAAATGCAAATTTTGCCGAAATTTGCGAGAATTGCGGCATCAAATTTATCGGACCTACTTCTTCAAATATGAATATGCTTGGAAATAAGCGAAATGCCAGAAAATTAGTCAAGAGCCTCGGCATTCCGGTCTTACCCGGCAGCGATGATATAGACGATAATGAAGAGGAGATTAAAAAAGCGGCCGAAAAAATAGGATATCCGTTAATCCTTAAGGCTTCTATGGGCGGCGGCGGAAGAGGCATTAAAATGGTTTTGACGCCGGCTCATTTATCTCAGGCTTATCATCAGGCAAGACAGGAAGCGCAGTCTTTTTTCGGCGATCAGGACGTTTATTTGGAAAAATTTTGCGAAAATCCAAGGCATGTAGAATTCCAGGTGCTTGCAGACAAGTACGGAAATGCGGTTTATCTTGGTGAAAGGGATTGCTCTATTCAGAGAAGACATCAAAAAATTATAGAAGAGGCGCCGTCTCTCGCCGTAAAATCCGCTGCAAGAAAAAAGATGGGCGCATTAATATTAAAAGTCGTAAAGGAAATAAATTACGTAAATGCGGCAACTTTTGAATTTTTATTGGATAAAAACGATGATTTTTATTTTATGGAAGTAAATACCCGCGTTCAGGTCGAACATCCCGTTACCGAGCTTGTTACCGGTATCGATATCATTAAGGAACAGATAAGAATAGCAAACGGCGACAGGCTTAAAATAAAACAGGAAGACGTTAAAATTAAAGGCCACAGCATAGAACTCAGGATTAACGCCGAAGATCCGATAAATTTTAAACCGTCGCCGGGTTTAATAACTAATTATATCAAGCCCGGCGGATTCAACGTCAGGGTGGACGATTTGGGATATTGCGGATATAGCGTACAGCCTTATTACGATTCGTTAATAGCCAAGCTTATAGTCCACGATTCTAACAGACTTGGAGCAATAAATAAAGCTAAGAACGCCCTGAACGAATTTGAAATAGACGGCATCGAA
- the efp gene encoding elongation factor P, giving the protein MYSTTDFKKGLKIEMDKEPYEIIDFQHVKPGKGGAFVRTKLKSLISGKVIDRTLRAGEKVETPNIEEKNMQYLYNEGSDFIFMDNETYDQVHIDKEACAESAGFLLENINVKVLYYNGKPINIETPNFIDVKITQTEPGLRGDTVSGATKPATLETGLVISVPLFLNEGDLIKVDTRTRSYIERISAKQ; this is encoded by the coding sequence GTGTATTCTACTACGGATTTTAAAAAAGGGCTTAAGATAGAAATGGATAAGGAGCCGTATGAAATAATCGACTTTCAGCATGTGAAGCCCGGCAAAGGCGGAGCGTTCGTCAGGACAAAGCTGAAGAGCCTTATTTCGGGAAAAGTAATCGACAGAACTTTAAGGGCGGGAGAAAAAGTTGAAACGCCAAATATAGAAGAAAAAAATATGCAGTATCTCTACAACGAGGGTAGCGATTTTATTTTTATGGACAACGAAACGTATGATCAGGTTCATATAGACAAAGAAGCCTGCGCCGAAAGCGCCGGTTTTTTGCTTGAAAATATAAACGTTAAAGTGCTCTATTATAACGGCAAACCAATAAATATAGAAACGCCCAATTTTATAGACGTTAAAATAACTCAAACAGAACCTGGTCTTAGAGGCGACACCGTTTCGGGCGCTACCAAACCCGCGACTTTAGAAACAGGATTAGTTATAAGCGTGCCTTTATTTTTAAACGAAGGCGATTTAATAAAAGTCGATACCAGGACTAGGTCTTATATAGAAAGAATAAGTGCCAAACAGTAA
- a CDS encoding aminopeptidase P family protein has product MLNLPELASNIAEKKASGILIKKPANIFFISNFSGSGYLYFSVSGEIILYTDARYSERASRECFKNVNIIEIKEIFKDIASDISSRAGLSGFSSILFESDYITYDEYISFAKELGNKFNFIPAGGFLSKIRSVKDKKELDYIMQAVSVSEKAVIDMLKKIVYHNESDGISEKKASLIYKKNLLDFYSAESFETIVLSGRNSSIPHGLPSADKIISKRGVLLCDFGAEINGYKSDETFTVYLGKPDKKFLDVYDTVYTAQQKAISKIKPGVKFSSLDKTARDYIEKRGYGKYFTHSLGHGVGLDIHEYPYVGKKNLDTVKEGMVFTVEPGVYLEGEFGIRIEDMCYVEREGARIITGIKKNRHSIESLL; this is encoded by the coding sequence ATGCTTAATTTGCCGGAACTTGCTTCAAATATAGCAGAAAAAAAAGCGTCGGGAATTTTAATTAAAAAGCCGGCAAATATCTTTTTTATCTCTAATTTTTCGGGAAGCGGATATCTGTATTTTTCGGTTTCCGGAGAAATTATTCTTTATACCGATGCAAGATATTCCGAAAGAGCCTCCAGAGAATGTTTTAAAAATGTTAATATAATCGAAATAAAAGAAATATTCAAGGATATAGCCTCCGACATATCTTCAAGAGCCGGTTTAAGCGGTTTTTCTTCTATACTGTTTGAATCGGATTATATTACTTACGATGAATACATATCGTTTGCAAAAGAATTGGGAAATAAATTTAATTTTATTCCCGCAGGCGGCTTTTTATCGAAAATCAGATCCGTAAAAGATAAAAAAGAATTAGACTATATAATGCAGGCAGTTTCCGTATCGGAAAAAGCCGTTATCGACATGCTTAAGAAAATTGTTTACCATAATGAATCAGACGGTATTTCCGAGAAAAAAGCTTCTTTAATTTATAAAAAAAATCTTTTAGATTTTTATTCTGCGGAATCATTTGAAACGATAGTGCTCTCCGGCAGAAATTCAAGTATTCCGCACGGCTTGCCTTCAGCGGATAAAATTATTTCAAAGCGCGGAGTTTTATTATGCGACTTTGGAGCAGAGATTAACGGATATAAGAGCGATGAGACGTTTACGGTTTATCTTGGAAAACCGGACAAGAAATTTTTAGACGTTTACGACACGGTTTATACGGCGCAGCAGAAGGCTATTTCAAAAATAAAACCGGGCGTAAAATTTAGCAGTTTAGATAAAACGGCGCGCGATTATATAGAAAAACGAGGTTACGGAAAATATTTTACTCATTCTTTGGGGCACGGCGTAGGATTAGACATACACGAATATCCGTACGTCGGCAAAAAAAATTTAGATACGGTTAAGGAAGGAATGGTGTTTACCGTGGAGCCCGGCGTTTATTTAGAGGGTGAATTCGGCATAAGGATTGAAGATATGTGTTATGTAGAACGCGAAGGAGCAAGGATTATAACCGGAATTAAAAAAAATCGGCATAGTATAGAAAGTTTGCTATAG
- the accB gene encoding acetyl-CoA carboxylase biotin carboxyl carrier protein has product MNIKDIKDLVKFIKSNKIKEFYYKKGDEEFKVTLDSDEFYKGGRRNALIGKKEERGAQISDYEQEELANFAISRANIAAETDAVSAKVKNERLKEIVSPFVGSFYRSPSPDKPSFVEVDSIVEKGSPVCIVEAMKIMNEIEVDMKCRIVSILAENGQLVEFGQPLFLVEPL; this is encoded by the coding sequence ATGAATATAAAAGACATTAAAGATTTGGTTAAATTCATTAAATCTAATAAAATTAAAGAATTTTACTATAAAAAAGGCGACGAAGAGTTTAAAGTTACCCTTGATTCCGATGAATTTTATAAAGGCGGACGCAGAAATGCATTAATTGGAAAAAAAGAAGAGCGCGGCGCTCAAATTTCCGATTACGAACAAGAGGAGCTTGCTAACTTTGCTATAAGCAGGGCTAATATAGCGGCGGAAACCGATGCAGTATCGGCTAAAGTTAAAAATGAACGTCTTAAAGAGATAGTTTCTCCTTTTGTAGGCTCGTTTTATAGGTCGCCTTCTCCGGATAAACCGTCTTTCGTCGAGGTAGATTCTATAGTCGAAAAAGGAAGTCCTGTTTGTATAGTCGAGGCTATGAAAATTATGAACGAAATAGAGGTCGATATGAAATGCAGGATAGTATCTATTCTTGCTGAAAACGGACAATTGGTCGAATTTGGACAGCCTTTGTTTTTGGTAGAGCCTCTTTAA